The Acidimicrobiales bacterium genomic sequence GACGTAGATCAGTCGGTGCAACTGAGGTGATGTCGCTGCGGCCCGAATGGCATTGGCCGGCTCGTCCCGAGAACGGCCATCCAGCACAACGCAACACGGCCAGGAGCATCGCCTAGCAAACCTGGCCTCCACGGGATCTTCCGCGTCGTACTCTCAACTCATGCAGTTCGAGCGTCGGCGCCGAGACATTCGCGTGCTCGATAGCGCGCTCTCGGAAACGGATCTGGCGGCGATCAGCGACGCCGCCGCTTCAGCCGACTTCGAACCGCAAGACCTGAACCGAGGTGCCTTCACCGCACGGCAACGAGCTGTCGTCGAGTCGCCTCAGATCGCCGAGCTGCTTTGGGACGCGGTCTCGCCGTATCTGGGACGGCCTGGCGAGTGGTTCGGTGGCCCCGGTACGCCCCGACTCGATCCGCCGATCGACGAGTGGACCTTCCTCGGATGCAATCCTCTGAGCCGGTTCTACTTGTACTCGATGGGCGGCGCATTCTCCGAGCACGAGGACGAACCCTGGCGGCCGGACGAGTCGCGACGGAGCCTCCTGACGCTGCTCGCCTATCTGCCGACCGAGGAATGCGTCGGGGGCGAAACCGTCATCGACGGCGAGACCGTTGCGGTCAAGTCCGGTCGGATCGTCGTGTTCGACCATGGCATCCTCAACGAGGGCAAGCCCGTCGAGCGAGGAACGAAGCTGGTTCTTCGGAACGACATCGTCGCCGCCAGCCCGCCGGCGGTCATGGACGAACTCGTGCGCGAGACCGAGCGCCTCGGGCTCTACGACCCGGATTGAGTGCCACCGCACCCACCAACGCGCCGTGGAGCATCGTCCGTATTGCGGCGGCCCGTCGATTCCTCGTGAATCGGGTTGCCGCCCCCGTCACGCTTCGGGAACCCTTCGGGCGCCAGCGGCGCCGAAGCGTGACGGGGGGCGGTCGCTCAGACCGAAAAAATCAATACCCCGGGCGCATGCCGAAGCATTAGCGACACCGGGGAATTACTTCGGACTGTACCATCAACCGGGATGAGTTTCAACCCTGCGATCGAGTCGGCGGTCTCCACACCGCGCTTCGACCGCTTCCGCGCTGCCGCCTCGGACGACGGGCACGCCTGGGAGTTGTACCGCTGGAACATAGAACTCACCAGCAGCTTCGCACCTCTGGCTGCAGACCTGGAGGTGGCGCTACGCAACACGATTCACCAGCAGCTGACCGACCTCTGCGGCTCGGAGACGTGGTGGACGAGCTCGTCTCTGCTTCTCGACGACATCACAGCGGAGATGCTCACCGACGTCGTGCAGAAGTACAGAAGGAAGCTCGACAAGGGCTCGGTCGGTGCAGGCAAGGTCATCTCTGAGCTGTCGCTGGGCACTTGGGTACGGCTCCTCAGCAAAGGCGGCCACTCCGCCCTCGGGCGCTCGATCGACTATGACCGCCGACTCTGGCGACCTGCGCTGCGACGTGGCTTCGCGACCGGCGAGCTGAACAGAAACGGCGAGCCACGACGACCGACCCGCAAGGACGTTCACGCTCGGGCAGAGACCTTCCAGAGGCTTCGCAACCGCTGCGCTCACCACGAGCCGATCATCGACGGAATCCAGGCGCCGGGCACAACAACCATGCTCCCGCTCGGGCAGGTCTGGCATGACTGTGTCGAGTTGCTCCGGTGGATATCGCCGCCACTCGCAGAGATCCACAAAGAGCAACCGCCCTTCCTAGCCATCCTGGCGCAACGACCGTGATGGCAAGGGCACAGAACTACTCGATCCGCAGACCCGAGATTGCCTGGCTATGACGCCGCTGGCTCCGGCGCACCAAGCCTGAAGGTCACCTTGCGATCGCGAGCGACTACGCCCGACAGACCAACCATATAGCCGGCGGACGTGAGACCTTGCGCCGCCTTGATCGCCTCGGCTCTGATGTAGTCTTCCTCAGGTTTGAAACGAGCTCGAGGATCCGGCCACACGTCGGGGACGCGCCCGCACGCTGCTCAGTCCCGGATTGCGGGCGGCTCACACTCGCGGAGCTCACCGGTGGGCGCCCGTTCGAACGCGACGGGCGCCGGTCGAGAGAACAACTCCTCGAGCTGCTCGTCGAACGCGATCACATTGCGGAGCGGCAGGAGAACGAAGTTGGCCGGATCATCGAGATACTCGTCGGACTCGTTGCCGGCAAGCACACACCAGCCGCTGTCATTCTCTCGATCGGTGGGCTCGCGATACACGAAGCCGACGGGCGCCCCGTCGTTGGCGACTGCTGCGCTCACGAAGGCCAGCTGGGACAGGCTGCCGAACCAGAGTTCTTCAAGTCGCCTCGAACGAGCCACGATCTCAGCGCTGCCGAGCTCGACTCGGACCCGCAGGAGCGTCCCGTCCGCGGCGACATCTCGGTAGACGGGAAACACGCCGTCGCCCCATGTCGTGAAGAAGCCGACGCCACGTCCCCCGGCGAGTTCGATCGAACCCGACTCCGTCGGTGAGTTGACCGTTTGCCGGAGGATCTGATGGTGGTGGCTGTTCGGCCTGACGTCGGCAGCGAACTTCAACTCGCCAGCCTGTTCAACCTCCCAAATCTCGGTCACGACCTCTCGCGCACGGTCGAGACCGAGGTCGGCCCAACCGAATGCATCGTTTCCTAGCAATGGGTCCTGCGTCGCACCGGTGATCGAGGCGACCTCGACAGCATCGCGCCCCCAGAACGCGACGTCGTAGAGGCCGTCGAGCGACTCGTTGTGCACCCACGCGCCGAGCAGATCGAGGTCGCACAGCATCAGCCGGGCCTCGTCGACCGGCACATGGCCCATCTCGATCGAGTCTGCGACAGCACCATCGGCGACATCGAGCCACACGGACTTCCAGCGACCCGCATCCGGCGCGTCCGATGGCATCCGAACGCCGCGGACCGGCAGCGCGACCCCCGTTGGCAATCCGCCCGCGGCCACTGCCCATGGTCCGTGGAACGGCACCTCGACGCCGACCGGCTGGAGCGCAACCAGTCGAGCCACGCGCTCGCCGTGCGGCATGCGGTCGACCTCCACCACTCGCGCCTTTAGCCCGAGAGAGTCGCAGACCGAGGCGACCTTCGAGCGCACGGTGTCGATTCCGTCGGGCGGCATGTCGAAGACGAACGTCTCCTTCGCTGCGGCGAGATCGAGATGACGAGCGACTTCGGTCGCATCGGGTCCGACGATCTGAAGGTCGACTGCCGAGTTCGCCCGCTCGGCGAGCTCGGGATCACCATCTTCGATCTGAGGCGATTCCGAGTGCGACCACATGCCCAGCAATCCGAAGTCGATGACGACCAGGGTCCCAGACGACAACTCGACCTCACCAAGCAGTTCCACAGGATCGGACACCATCGATGCCCGCTCTCGTCTCCGCTTGCCGAACACCATGCAAGACTGGCACAGCAATCGACGGCACCGGCGACCCCTTCCACCGGCCCGACGAGCGCTTCGATCTAGTGTGGCCCAGTGGCTTCGCTGACAGTTGTCTATACGAGCACGGGTATGTGCTTGTCCAAGAAGCGCTACGCCTCGTGGCGCGAAACGCAGGATGACTTTGCCGGCTACAAGGCATCCTTGGGACCCCACGACATCGACTCATTGTTCGAGTTCCTCGGTCGGGACTTTCCAGCTTCTGGCCTTCCGTTCACCCGAGACGCGGTCAAGCAGTTCGTGTCCAGCGATGAAACCGAGCTGTGGAGCGAGGGATTCATCGATCCACTATCAGACGAATACCCGGTCAGAACGGCAGCAGAGCTTTGCGACGTCCTCCGGGCGCTACGGCACGACCTCCGCAGATCACAATCAGATTGGGAGAACCCCACGCTCGACCGCTACATCGAAGCTTTGGATCTGCACCTCCAAACCCGCTTCGGCGTCGGCACCACCATCGGTTGGGCCGACCTTGCCAGCTGGTTCAAGACGGCCAGGAGAAACGAAGGAGTCGAGATCGAGACCTGGGCCACTCGGGCCGAGATCCTGACTGGCGACCAGCTGGCCGTTTGCTGGCAACACGATCACGACGGAACCGGCCGGCTCGCCCTGAAATGCCACTCCCAGGGC encodes the following:
- a CDS encoding 2OG-Fe(II) oxygenase, translating into MQFERRRRDIRVLDSALSETDLAAISDAAASADFEPQDLNRGAFTARQRAVVESPQIAELLWDAVSPYLGRPGEWFGGPGTPRLDPPIDEWTFLGCNPLSRFYLYSMGGAFSEHEDEPWRPDESRRSLLTLLAYLPTEECVGGETVIDGETVAVKSGRIVVFDHGILNEGKPVERGTKLVLRNDIVAASPPAVMDELVRETERLGLYDPD
- a CDS encoding Abi family protein yields the protein MSFNPAIESAVSTPRFDRFRAAASDDGHAWELYRWNIELTSSFAPLAADLEVALRNTIHQQLTDLCGSETWWTSSSLLLDDITAEMLTDVVQKYRRKLDKGSVGAGKVISELSLGTWVRLLSKGGHSALGRSIDYDRRLWRPALRRGFATGELNRNGEPRRPTRKDVHARAETFQRLRNRCAHHEPIIDGIQAPGTTTMLPLGQVWHDCVELLRWISPPLAEIHKEQPPFLAILAQRP
- a CDS encoding DUF2185 domain-containing protein — translated: MVSDPVELLGEVELSSGTLVVIDFGLLGMWSHSESPQIEDGDPELAERANSAVDLQIVGPDATEVARHLDLAAAKETFVFDMPPDGIDTVRSKVASVCDSLGLKARVVEVDRMPHGERVARLVALQPVGVEVPFHGPWAVAAGGLPTGVALPVRGVRMPSDAPDAGRWKSVWLDVADGAVADSIEMGHVPVDEARLMLCDLDLLGAWVHNESLDGLYDVAFWGRDAVEVASITGATQDPLLGNDAFGWADLGLDRAREVVTEIWEVEQAGELKFAADVRPNSHHHQILRQTVNSPTESGSIELAGGRGVGFFTTWGDGVFPVYRDVAADGTLLRVRVELGSAEIVARSRRLEELWFGSLSQLAFVSAAVANDGAPVGFVYREPTDRENDSGWCVLAGNESDEYLDDPANFVLLPLRNVIAFDEQLEELFSRPAPVAFERAPTGELRECEPPAIRD